ACAGGCTGTTCCCATACAAACTGTAATTGTATGACGACCTATGGGTTTAGTTTTAAAATAAGAATAGAAAGTCGCTACACCAAATACTTCACTTTCTGATATCCCCATTCCTTTTGCAACAAAACTCATAACCTCCGGGGGAAGGTATTTAAATAATTCCTGAGCCTTATATAATATTGGAATTAAATAACCTTTTTTTTCTTTATTTTCATTAATAAAATCTTCTAACTGTCTGTAATTTTCTTGCCTGGATAATTCATCAGACTTGCTTATAGTTGTTGTTTCACTCATTATTCTTTCCCCTTTGAAAATAGGTATTTTTCTAC
This window of the Atribacterota bacterium genome carries:
- the nuoE gene encoding NADH-quinone oxidoreductase subunit NuoE, which gives rise to MSETTTISKSDELSRQENYRQLEDFINENKEKKGYLIPILYKAQELFKYLPPEVMSFVAKGMGISESEVFGVATFYSYFKTKPIGRHTITVCMGTACYVKGAKKILEELQNKLGIKEGETTKDLRFTLGSQPCFGSCGMAPVIMIDNNVHGRLTPDKLDEVLQKYK